A single window of Aspergillus flavus chromosome 4, complete sequence DNA harbors:
- a CDS encoding chaperonin 10-like protein, with product MSSSVEIPKQHKAAVYDKPGFVSTSVKLVETPEPGFGQVLINMTHSGVCHSDLGVMTNSWKPLPFPTQEGQIGGHEGVGVVVKLGPGCDNSQVKVGDRVGVKWVAAVCGTCLPCLSGSDGLCLNGKISGYYTPGTFQQYVLGPIDYVTPIPDGVPSELAAPMLCAGLTVYAALKRSRAQAGDFVVISGAGGGLGHLATQIGSRGLGLRVIGVDHGSKADLVKENGAEAFVDITQFPKDDNGAAIAEHVKSLTNGHGAHAVIVCTASNIAYAQAIPMLRFNGSLICVGIPEGDLVPIATASPGLLAFKQISIEGSGVGNRRDALDVLDFVARGIIKPHVRMEKLENLTSIFEEMHCGKLNGRVVIDLS from the exons ATGTCGTCTTCAGTCGAAATTCCCAAACAGCACAAGGCGGCAGTATATGACAAGCCTGGATTTGTCTCAACGAGTGTGAAACTGGTTGAAACGCCGGAGCCGGGATTCGGCCAGGTTCTAATTAATAT GACTCATTCCGGTGTCTGCCACTCCGATCTAGGTGTTATGACAAATTCT TGGAAGCCGCTGCCGTTCCCAACTCAGGAAGGGCAGATTGGAGGCCACGAAGGTGTTGGCGTGGTCGTGAAACTTGGACCTGGATGCGATAATTCACAAGTCAAAGTAGGGGACCGTGTTGGAGTCAAATGGGTTGCCGCTGTCTGTGGAACATGCT TGCCTTGCCTTTCCGGGTCTGACGGCCTTTGCCtgaatggaaagatatcAGGCTACTATACCCCTGGTACCTTTCAGCAGTACGTGCTAGGACCCATCGATTATGTGACACCAATTCCAGATGGTGTCCCGTCGGAACTAGCGGCACCTATGCTTTGCGCGGGCTTAACGGTGTATGCGGCCCTCAAACGCAGCAGGGCGCAAGCTGGTGACTTCGTCGTGATTTCAGGAGCGGGAGGTGGTCTTGGACATCTCGCCACACAGATCGGTAGTCGTGGCCTTGGGCTTCGCGTAATTGGAGTCGATCACGGCAGCAAAGCCGACTTGGTGAAAGAGAACGGTGCAGAAGCTTTCGTGGACATAACCCAGTTTCCGAAGGACGATAATGGCGCCGCGATTGCAGAGCATGTCAAATCTCTGACCAACGGTCATGGTGCCCATGCGGTCATTGTTTGCACGGCTTCCAATATTGCCTATGCGCAAGCAATTCCGATGCTCCGCTTTAATGGCTCCCTGATCTGTGTAGGCATTCCTGAGGGCGACTTGGTGCCCATTGCCACAGCCAGCCCGGGGCTTCTCGCGTTTAAGCAGATTTCAATCGAGGGGTCCGGGGTTGGAAATCGACGAGACGCCCTTGATGTTTTGGACTTTGTTGCCCGCGGTATCATCAAGCCTCATGTGCGAATGGAGAAACTGGAGAATCTGACAAGCATTTTTGAGGAGATGCACTGTGGTAAACTCAACGGACGAGTGGTTATAGACCTATCTTAA
- a CDS encoding Alpha/Beta hydrolase protein: MSNQHCRGTSSITQFSAMAYSTIILLCAALAQAVQAATHLPGPSGPCRVQTTHAKLLDTSRVDPFSPTHDKRAIMATSYVPVNCGHTKFEPYLPPHTEAVTDQLFRSYGMPNGTTIKGFRIESGFASNDTSPSDKQYPVIIFSPGLGASRLYYSLILESVASTGFVVVSVDHPYDTSSVDFPDGSVIYGVNVSATDPVTLNTRVQDVIFTLDQIHDNPHLIPSSFTDTLELDRVAIVGHSFGGATAAAAMLNEPRFAGGLNFDGALWGPVVEEGLDRPFINFGHANITQLDNNSWGKIWPHLRGFRRELQLAGSLHLTFTDFPLIRDVGGWPVKVKQGTEELLGSLSGLRVRAILTEYIVASATFFITGEKSKLLDGPSSDYPEVKYVA, translated from the coding sequence ATGTCTAACCAGCATTGCCGTGGTACTTCTTCAATTACCCAATTTTCAGCCATGGCCTATTCTACCATTATACTCCTCTGTGCAGCCCTAGCTCAAGCGGTCCAAGCAGCAACCCACCTGCCTGGACCATCCGGGCCATGCAGGGTGCAGACAACACACGCGAAACTACTCGATACCTCGCGCGTCGATCCCTTCAGCCCTACCCATGACAAGCGAGCGATCATGGCAACTTCATACGTGCCTGTCAATTGCGGACATACCAAGTTCGAAccatatcttcctcctcataCAGAAGCAGTAACAGACCAGCTGTTTCGATCCTACGGGATGCCCAACGGGACAACAATAAAAGGTTTCCGGATTGAGTCCGGGTTCGCCTCCAATGACACATCGCCTAGCGACAAACAATACCCTGTCATAATCTTCTCCCCAGGCTTAGGAGCGTCCCGATTGTACTACTCTTTAATCCTCGAGTCCGTAGCCAGCACAGGCTTCGTGGTAGTCTCCGTGGACCATCCCTATGACACCTCGAGTGTGGATTTCCCCGACGGCAGCGTTATATACGGTGTCAACGTCTCTGCAACCGATCCTGTCACCTTAAATACCCGCGTCCAAGATGTCATCTTCACCCTGGACCAAATACACGACAACCCGCACCTTATACCATCCTCTTTCACAGACACCCTCGAACTCGACAGAGTCGCTATAGTGGGCCACTCATTCGGTGGCGCGACAGCCGCAGCCGCGATGCTGAACGAACCCCGCTTTGCGGGTGGGCTGAACTTCGACGGAGCGCTCTGGGGCCCCGTAGTCGAAGAGGGTCTCGACCGGCCTTTTATCAATTTTGGACACGCGAACATTACACAACTGGATAACAATAGCTGGGGAAAGATCTGGCCTCATCTTCGGGGATTCAGGCGAGAGCTTCAGCTGGCTGGTTCCCTGCATCTCACCTTCACGGACTTCCCGTTGATTCGGGATGTTGGTGGGTGGCCCGTGAAGGTGAAGCAGGGCACGGAGGAGCTCTTAGGTTCGCTTTCTGGGTTGCGGGTTAGGGCTATTTTGACGGAGTATATTGTTGCGTCGGCTACATTTTTTATTACTGGGGAGAAGAGTAAGCTCTTGGATGGGCCGTCGAGTGACTATCCTGAGGTAAAATATGTAGCTTAG
- a CDS encoding toxD-like zinc binding oxidoreductase (unnamed protein product), whose translation MSATIPDSMQALVGNRLATARLANYALGKPCGDGVKVQTVPTPTISDTEILVRVKAVALNPTDFKHVDFLAPKGAIIGCDFAGTVAKVGSKAPGNWKVGDRAAGWVHGGLYYDRGSFAEFLKVPGDLAWKVPSSVSDEAASTYGVSAVTAMLALNARLDVPWADGGPEGGQRDSPVFIYAGATSAGLYAIQVAKLAGLKVVTTASPRSHDLVKQYGADDVFDYRSPTAADEIIRAYPQINRALDCFSEGGSTDFCIKVVQKAKGKVVTLLDRGKTTDDGVEVDFLLGYGAFNLPYQWMPPVGPRFSANPSDNAALRRFYASLHDICDQLRPPPLKSIEGGLHNLPKGLDLLRKGQVAGTKLVARLE comes from the coding sequence ATGTCTGCTACAATCCCAGACTCGATGCAAGCACTGGTGGGAAACCGACTAGCGACCGCACGACTGGCTAACTACGCCTTGGGGAAGCCCTGCGGAGACGGAGTGAAGGTCCAAACAGTTCCCACTCCAACCATATCAGACACGGAAATCCTCGTTCGCGTCAAGGCGGTCGCGCTGAATCCCACAGACTTCAAACATGTTGATTTCCTCGCTCCGAAAGGCGCCATCATCGGCTGCGACTTTGCCGGGACGGTGGCCAAGGTGGGATCCAAAGCACCCGGCAACTGGAAGGTCGGGGACCGGGCAGCAGGTTGGGTGCACGGTGGCTTATACTATGACCGTGGTTCGTTCGCCGAGTTTCTCAAGGTCCCAGGGGACCTAGCTTGGAAGGTTCCGTCCTCCGTGAGCGACGAAGCAGCAAGTACCTATGGGGTATCTGCTGTCACCGCGATGCTGGCTCTCAATGCTCGCCTGGACGTTCCTTGGGCTGATGGTGGCCCAGAAGGAGGACAACGTGACTCGCCTGTGTTTATTTATGCGGGTGCAACGAGCGCCGGTCTCTACGCCATTCAAGTGGCTAAACTAGCCGGCTTGAAGGTCGTAACCACGGCCTCTCCACGGTCGCATGACTTGGTTAAGCAATACGGGGCGGACGACGTGTTTGACTACCGATCGCCAACCGCAGCAGACGAGATTATCCGGGCATACCCACAGATAAACCGAGCCTTGGACTGTTTTTCCGAAGGCGGGTCAACGGACTTTTGCATTAAGGTTGTGCAGAAAGCGAAGGGCAAGGTAGTCACTTTGCTAGACAGAGGGAAGACAACAGACGATGGGGTGGAAGTGGACTTTCTCCTTGGTTATGGAGCCTTTAATCTTCCATACCAGTGGATGCCTCCTGTCGGACCTCGATTTTCGGCCAACCCATCCGACAACGCAGCTCTCCGTCGGTTTTATGCATCATTGCACGACATCTGTGATCAACTGCGACCACCTCCTCTTAAGAGCATAGAGGGCGGTCTGCATAATCTCCCTAAAGGTCTGGATCTCCTTCGCAAGGGACAGGTTGCTGGTACCAAACTGGTCGCTCGTCTTGAATAA
- a CDS encoding major facilitator superfamily domain-containing protein, translated as MADTKSFPDPAGDPEAKKDVIEEEAPMDERTLKLDRQTVLRLDLILMPMTLMLYLLAWLDRANVGNARVAGLEKDLNLTDLQYKTAITVTYVPYVVSELPSNLLLKIIGPRLLLPTLCTLWGMVTTLQSQVHNYSGFLACRFFLGLLEGGLFPGIVLFLSNFYRRHELQVRIALFFSAASLSGAFSGLLAAAIQQMSGLRGMKGWQWIFLLEGLFTVCFGLFSFLVLPNGPEKVITFRSEHTERCIARLQQDGNKFETETKVSFKEVFSVLKDLHVWIACLILFCNGACLFGLAYFSPSIVQALGYSSTKTQLMTVPPYACGFVVTMITAYFSDRYHQRGIGAFITSGIALIGAALAINGRSTGVRYAALVLLLTGVYACAPCLISWVPNNTAGHVRRATAVAMAFIATNCGGIMSTWIYPQKSAPYYELGSRFNLSLTVIAMALVVTQVGLLRMLNRRKNTDPVGLLRGVEDLPYEEQLDKLGDRHPRYKYTY; from the exons ATGGCCGACACAAAATCGTTCCCCGACCCAGCCGGGGACCCAGAGGCTAAAAAGGATGTCATTGAGGAAGAGGCCCCGATGGATGAGCGAACGCTGAAACTCGACCGACAAACAGTTCTAAGACTGGACCTGATACTGATGCCAATGACGCTTATGTTGTATCTTCTGGCTTGGCTGGACCGTGCAAATGTTGGAAATGCACGAGTG GCTGGCTTGGAAAAAGACTTGAATTTGACTGATCTACAATATAAAACAG CCATTACCGTGACATATGTTCCCTACGTGGTTTCCGAACTCCCATCCAATCTCCTGCTGAAGATCATAGGACCTCGTCTCCTTCTGCCCACACTGTGCACCCTCTGGGGTATGGTCACAACACTTCAATCTCAAGTGCACAACTATTCCGGCTTCCTCGCCTGCCGATTCTTTCTGGGCCTTCTCGAAGGAGGCCTTTTTCCTGGTATTGTGCTATTTCTGTCGAACTTCTACCGCCGCCACGAGCTGCAGGTTCGCAtcgcgctcttcttctccgcagcCTCCCTGAGCGGTGCCTTCTCGGGTCTATTAGCCGCCGCCATCCAGCAGATGAGCGGCCTGCGGGGAATGAAAGGATGGCAGTGGATTTTCTTACTAGAAGGCCTATTTACTGTTTGCTTCGGCCTCTTTTCATTCCTAGTGCTACCAAACGGCCCAGAAAAAGTGATCACATTCCGATCTGAGCACACGGAACGATGCATCGCCCGACTGCAACAAGACGGCAACAAGTTCGAGACAGAAACCAAGGTCTCTTTCAAAGAAGTTTTCTCCGTCCTAAAGGACCTTCATGTATGGATCGCATGTCTCATCCTCTTTTGCAACGGCGCATGTCTCTTCGGCCTCGCATACTTCTCCCCGTCAATCGTGCAGGCCCTCGGGTACAGCTCCACCAAGACCCAGCTTATGACCGTACCACCATACGCCTGCGGATTCGTCGTGACCATGATAACAGCCTACTTCTCCGACCGCTATCATCAGCGCGGCATCGGTGCCTTCATTACCAGCGGCATTGCCTTGATCGGCGCAGCACTGGCCATCAATGGCCGCAGTACTGGCGTTCGCTACGCTGCCCTGGTACTCCTTCTGACTGGCGTGTACGCATGCGCACCGTGTCTAATTAGCTGGGTGCCCAATAACACGGCCGGCCATGTACGACGCGCAACTGCCGTGGCTATGGCGTTTATTGCGACGAATTGCGGGGGCATCATGAGCACATGGATCTACCCCCAGAAGTCTGCGCCATACTATGAGCTGGGATCCCGGTTTAATCTCTCCTTGACGGTGATTGCCATGGCACTTGTGGTGACGCAGGTTGGGTTGTTGCGGATGTTGAATCGCAGGAAAAACACTGATCCGGTGGGATTGTTAAGGGGCGTAGAGGATTTGCCGTATGAGGAGCAGTTGGATAAGTTGGGGGATAGGCATCCGAGATATAAGTATACTTACTAG
- a CDS encoding putative hydrolases or acyltransferase (alpha/beta fold family hydrolase, putative), whose protein sequence is MPYLKLRDGAELFYKDWGNPDGEIVTFSHGWPLSSDNWENQMFFLAERGYRVIAHDRRGHGRSTQTWNGNNMDTFVDDLKELFEHLDIKDAMMVGHSHGGGEVTHFLGKHGTSRVKKAVLVGAVPPLMLKSAANPEGTDQSVFDSFRQAMRKDRAQFFLDVPSGPFFNFNRDGVQKSEGQIRSWWQQGMNTSFKTAYDAIKDFSETDFTEDLKKIDIPVLVLHGDDDQVVPIEASGHKSVKLLRHGKLKVYPGGSHAIHNINIEEVNKDLLDFLQS, encoded by the coding sequence ATGCCATACCTCAAACTTCGAGACGGAGCTGAGCTTTTCTACAAGGATTGGGGCAATCCAGATGGAGAGATCGTCACCTTCTCCCATGGCTGGCCACTCAGCAGCGACAATTGGGAGAATCAGATGTTTTTCCTGGCCGAGCGTGGCTACCGAGTCATTGCACACGACCGACGGGGTCATGGCCGGTCTACCCAGACTTGGAACGGTAACAACATGGATACATTTGTGGACGACCTGAAGGAACTCTTTGAGCACCTTGACATTAAAGATGCCATGATGGTCGGACACTCCCacggtggaggagaagtgACACATTTTCTCGGCAAGCATGGAACAAGCCGCGTCAAGAAAGCTGTGCTCGTCGGAGCTGTGCCACCCCTTATGCTCAAGTCCGCGGCAAACCCAGAGGGAACCGACCAATCTGTCTTTGACTCCTTTCGACAGGCAATGCGCAAAGATCGAGCGCAATTCTTCCTAGACGTTCCCAGCGGACcattcttcaacttcaaccgGGATGGGGTCCAGAAAAGCGAGGGACAAATTCGGAGCTGGTGGCAGCAAGGCATGAACACAAGCTTTAAGACGGCGTATGATGCAATCAAGGACTTTTCGGAGACGGACTTCACAGAAGATCTAAAGAAAATCGATATTCCAGTCCTGGTTCTTCACGGCGATGATGACCAGGTAGTTCCCATTGAAGCATCTGGACACAAATCTGTCAAGCTTTTACGACACGGAAAGCTGAAGGTCTACCCTGGAGGGTCTCACGCCATCCACAACATTAACATCGAGGAGGTTAACAAAGATCTGCTCGACTTCCTGCAGTCTTGA
- a CDS encoding putative NAD(P)H-dependent FMN reductase LOT6 has translation MTKIALIKGSTRNPSVGSAIAGWIHNILKPKTTDTLQIERLDIADFNLPVYDEPVIPAMVPAVKQFTKEHSKKWSAAIASFQGYIFVIPEYNLGLAGGTKNAIDYLYSEWPGKPVGIISYGAKGGSNASQQLSESLRVVMKMEVMPTKVLLPFAPGSDVLSASNEGTLGEDSRKSWEADGKKEQVLQVWEELKNALE, from the coding sequence ATGACGAAGATCGCCCTAATCAAAGGCAGTACCCGAAACCCATCAGTGGGCAGCGCTATCGCGGGTTGGATCCACAACATACTGAAGCCAAAAACCACGGACACTCTCCAAATTGAACGACTCGATATCGCTGACTTCAATCTCCCGGTCTACGATGAACCCGTCATACCTGCGATGGTCCCCGCCGTAAAGCAATTCACTAAGGAGCACTCGAAGAAATGGAGTGCAGCCATTGCTTCCTTCCAGGGATACATCTTCGTCATACCTGAGTATAACCTTGGGCTTGCCGGTGGAACGAAGAATGCAATCGATTATCTGTACAGCGAGTGGCCTGGAAAGCCCGTTGGGATCATCAGTTATGGCGCCAAGGGTGGGAGCAACGCCTCCCAGCAGCTTAGTGAGAGTTTACGGGTGGTTATGAAGATGGAGGTGATGCCTACTAAAGTGTTACTGCCCTTCGCTCCGGGGTCGGATGTGCTTTCTGCCTCAAATGAGGGTACTTTGGGAGAGGATTCGCGCAAGTCTTGGGAAGCTGATGGGAAGAAGGAGCAGGTGCTTCAGGTgtgggaggagttgaagaatgCCCTGGAGTAG